Proteins encoded by one window of Salvia splendens isolate huo1 chromosome 14, SspV2, whole genome shotgun sequence:
- the LOC121764576 gene encoding multiple organellar RNA editing factor 2, chloroplastic-like, translating to MAATIARSILTGRSAAAFLPKRLHFSTVSGLPPLPGFGRVRISALRAAAPALSHSIRVLSPARANTVRCRVNRSGSSYSPLNSGSNFNDRPPTEMAPLFPGCDYEHWLIVMDKPGGEGATKQQMIDCYIQTLAKVLGSEEEAKRKIYNVSCERYFGFGCEIDEETSNKLEGLPGVLFVLPDSYVDAENKDYGAELFVNGEIVQRSPERQRRVEPVPQRAQDRPRYNDRTRYVRRRDNMR from the exons ATGGCCGCAACTATCGCCCGTTCGATCCTCACCGGCCGTTCAGCCGCCGCCTTTCTCCCCAAACGCCTGCACTTTTCCACCGTCTCCGGTCTCCCGCCCCTCCCCGGCTTTGGCCGCGTCCGAATTTCCGCTCTTCGCGCAGCTGCACCCGCACTATCCCACTCAATTCGCGTGCTTTCTCCCGCCAGAGCCAACACGGTCCGATGCCGAGTCAACCGATCTGGATCCTCGTACTCTCCTTTGAACTCCGGTTCGAACTTCAACGACCGCCCGCCGACGGAGATGGCGCCGCTCTTCCCCGGCTGTGACTATGAGCACTGGCTTATTGTGATGGATAAGCCCGGCGGTGAAGGCGCCACCAAACAGCAGATGATTGATTGCTACATTCAAACCCTAGCTAAAGTTCTAGGAAG TGAGGAGGAGGCTAAGAGAAAGATATATAACGTTTCATGTGAGAGGTACTTTGGGTTTGGATGTGAAATCGATGAGGAAACCTCCAACAAGCTCGAAG GTTTGCCTGGTGTTCTATTCGTTCTCCCCGACTCTTATGTGGATGCTGAAAACAAGGACTATGGAG CTGAGCTATTTGTTAACGGAGAGATAGTTCAACGGTCTCCAGAGAGGCAGAGGAGAGTGGAGCCTGTGCCCCAGAGAGCTCAAGACAGACCAAGATACAATGACAGAACACGTTACGTCAGGCGTCGTGACAATATGAGGTGA